Proteins co-encoded in one Streptomyces sp. NBC_01283 genomic window:
- a CDS encoding mechanosensitive ion channel family protein: MFLSVLSAAGTDPDDKKTPKSPTFEDAQESATNAASWVEQNWSAWLGIGLRILLIIAVAVVLRVVVRRSITKLIERMNRTAQSVNGTALGGLLVNVERRRQRSQAIGSVLRSVASFLILGTAALMILGTFQINLAPLLASAGVAGVAIGFGARNLVTDFLSGVFMILEDQYGVGDSIDAGVASGEVIEVGLRVTKLRGDNGEIWYVRNGEVKRIGNLSQGWSTAGVDVTVRPDEDLQKVQATLIEVGETMAKDEPWNERLWGPVEVLGLDSVLLDSMVVRVSAKTMPGNALGVERELRWRIKGAFDEAGIRIVGGLPLQATEEGAADPSAGVAAPSAYASATSPQSLAASPITPPPNLAK, encoded by the coding sequence GTGTTCCTGTCCGTCCTGTCAGCAGCCGGAACGGACCCGGACGACAAGAAGACGCCGAAGTCCCCGACCTTCGAGGACGCCCAGGAGAGCGCGACGAACGCCGCCAGCTGGGTCGAGCAGAACTGGTCGGCGTGGCTGGGCATCGGTCTCCGCATCCTGTTGATCATCGCCGTCGCCGTCGTCCTGCGTGTGGTCGTCCGGCGCTCGATCACCAAGCTCATAGAGCGCATGAACCGCACGGCACAGTCCGTGAACGGCACGGCGCTCGGCGGTCTCCTCGTGAACGTGGAGCGCCGCCGCCAGCGCTCGCAGGCCATAGGTTCGGTGCTGCGTTCGGTGGCGTCGTTCCTGATCCTCGGCACGGCCGCGCTGATGATTCTGGGCACGTTCCAGATCAATCTCGCCCCGCTGCTCGCCTCGGCGGGTGTCGCGGGTGTGGCGATCGGTTTCGGCGCCCGCAACCTGGTCACGGACTTCCTCTCCGGCGTCTTCATGATCCTTGAGGACCAGTACGGGGTGGGCGACTCGATCGACGCGGGCGTCGCGTCCGGCGAGGTGATCGAGGTCGGCCTGCGCGTCACGAAGCTGCGCGGCGACAACGGCGAGATCTGGTACGTCCGCAACGGCGAGGTCAAGCGCATCGGCAACCTCAGCCAGGGCTGGTCCACGGCGGGCGTCGACGTCACCGTCCGCCCGGACGAGGACCTGCAGAAGGTGCAGGCGACGCTGATCGAGGTCGGCGAGACCATGGCCAAGGACGAGCCGTGGAACGAGCGCCTGTGGGGCCCGGTCGAGGTCCTCGGCCTGGACAGCGTCCTGCTCGACTCGATGGTCGTACGGGTCTCCGCCAAGACGATGCCGGGCAACGCCCTCGGCGTGGAGCGCGAGCTGCGCTGGCGCATCAAGGGGGCGTTCGACGAGGCGGGCATCCGCATCGTGGGCGGCCTCCCGCTCCAGGCGACGGAGGAGGGCGCGGCGGACCCGTCGGCGGGCGTCGCGGCCCCCTCGGCGTACGCGTCCGCGACGTCCCCGCAGTCGCTCGCGGCGTCCCCGATAACCCCGCCGCCGAACCTGGCGAAGTAG